A genome region from Erigeron canadensis isolate Cc75 chromosome 3, C_canadensis_v1, whole genome shotgun sequence includes the following:
- the LOC122591408 gene encoding uncharacterized protein LOC122591408 produces the protein MKFQDKQPPRKRKRNIHIAEAMETDPGNSSSLYEVPISYQASNEIPGYNRRGQSHKNLPPQNQNKRHHNDKIACGKHNESALSNKTGYNYIDESNLHDVELATSFEYEKGIKSLYDSSVGISTGSLLPETGQAPKFSQLYIFDTDNEVSHRFSAYSLGKKGSITDPHSIPFWDVINSRKWRTRLSMRAFFAYRIQQRQNEVSLILMARKLFQQFMVDTYTMVENDRLYYIKCNQKVLRVTTEENLSKAAQSGEKDASKMGTRIILPSSFTGGARYMQQNYMDAMTLCKTLGYPDLFITFTCNPKWPEICRFLEIHGLKSEDRPDILTRMFKLKLDHLIKNLKDDHVLGKVKGVVYTVEFQKRGLPHAHICLFFEECDKLRTLEDIDRVISTEIPDKEVDSELHHLVCEFMMHGPCGKDNPSCACMKDKKCSKNFPRAYTETTRIDIKGYPVYRRRKTGVTYEKSRYVVGYNPILIKQYRGHMNVEWCNQLGAIKYLFKYINKGPDRITVGFPKKTQNANKENQPTDEDEVAGYYDCRYISACEAAWRLFGFEIHYQTPPVQRLSFHIKDRKPILFDQHDTVADVVTKHTVKESQFLKWMERNKTDKDARSMTYPEFPTKYTWNIKDREWTKRTNPSKSAIGRINYVSPKHGETYYLRIFLNKIKGPTCYDDLKTVHGKKYKTYKETCYALGLLDGDEEYIQSIKETGSWATGSFCRSLFVMLITSDSLFRPEYVWEQTYNNLTDDILHTRRKELNEPDLELDPEAIKHIALAKIEKMLLASGMSLKDIPNMPCPDFRYIEVACNMLIQDELGYDKEKLEMEHQGLHASLTAEQLKVYDTVMDVVAQDDGGVFFLYGYGGTGKTFVWKTLSSVIRRKGSIVLNVASSGIAALLLTGGRTTHSRFAIPLNPTEDSFCNISADSPLADLIREARLIIWDEAPMMHKHCFEALDRTMRDIIQGPNSHKPFGGKVIVFGGDFRQILPVIPGGNREEIVNASLNHSSLWDHCKWILTVGEGTAGGNNDGSTEIELPEEVLIKSEKNHVKSIVSAIFPSIAEHHNDKGYFEDKAILVPTNEEVDTINEYVLSKINGDERIYFSSNSVCQSEFIDEFQQSLYAPEILNGFKISGIPNHKLVLKEGVPVMLLRNIDQSNGLCNGTRLRVTRLGKNVIEAEVISGNNIGYKTYIPRMKLIPSDKRIPFRFNRRQFPLVVSFAMTINKIQGQSLSTVGLYLQRPVFTHGQLYVAISRVKSKKGLKVLICDKDGKTTNTTTNVVYKEVLQKMKEDM, from the exons ATGAAGTTTCAGGATAAACAACCAcccagaaaaagaaaaagaaacatacaCATCGCAGAAGCCATGGAAACCGACCCAGGTAACTCTTCGTCATTATATGAAGTCCCAATCAGTTACCAAGCATCAAACGAAATCCCAG GATACAATAGACGTGGCCAGTCACATAAGAACCTCCCAccacaaaatcaaaataaacgtCATCATAATGACAAAATCGCATGCGGAAAACATAATGAGAGTGCTCTGTCAAACAAGACAG GATACAACTACATCGACGAGTCAAATCTCCATGATGTAGAATTAGCAACATCATTCGAATACGAAAAAGGGATAAAGTCTTTATATGACAGCAGTGTTGGTATATCGACAG GAAGTTTGTTACCAGAAACAGGACAAGCCCCGAAGTTTTCTCAGCTCTATATTTTCGACACCGATAATGAAGTATCCCACAGATTCTCCGCATACAG CTTGGGAAAGAAAGGCTCAATAACTGACCCACATTCAATACCGTTTTGGGACGTAATCAACTCAAGGAAAT GGCGGACAAGGCTTTCTATGAGAGCTTTCTTTGCATATAGGATACAACAGCGCCAAAATGAAGTTTCTTTGATTTTAATGGCCAGAAAGTTGTTCCAGCAATTCATGGTTGACACCTATACCATGGTTGAAAACGACCGGTTGTACTACATAAAATGCAATCAAAAGGTGCTACGAGTTACTACTGAGGAAAATCTGTCTAAAGCGGCTCAATCAGGGGAAAAAGACGCGTCGAAAATGGGGACCCGGATAATATTGCCTTCTTCTTTCACAGGAGGCGCAAGGTACATGCAACAAAATTACATGGACGCTATGACACTTTGCAAGACTCTTGGATATCCAGATTTATTCATAACATTTACATGCAACCCAAAATGGCCCGAAATTTGTAGATTCTTAGAAATACACGGTCTTAAATCGGAAGACAGACCGGACATACTCACAAGAATGTTCAAGCTCAAGCTTGATCACTTGATCAAGAACCTCAAGGATGACCACGTACTCGGGAAAGTGAAAGGAG TTGTGTACACCGTGGAATTCCAAAAACGTGGTCTGCCTCATGCCCATATATGTCTATTCTTCGAAGAATGCGACAAATTAAGAACCCTAGAAGACATCGATCGTGTTATATCGACTGAAATTCCAGATAAAGAAGTGGACAGTGAGTTGCATCATCTTGTGTGTGAATTTATGATGCACGGGCCATGCGGTAAGGACAACCCAAGCTGCGCCTGTATGAAAGACAAAAAGTGCTCAAAAAACTTTCCAAGGGCATATACAGAAACAACCCGCATAGACATCAAAGGATATCCCGTGTATAGGAGAAGAAAGACCGGCGTGACATATGAAAAAAGCAG GTATGTCGTAGGTTACAATCCGATACTTATCAAGCAATATAGAGGACACATGAATGTCGAATGGTGTAACCAACTCGGAGCTATCAAGTATCTGTTTAAATATATCAACAAGGGTCCAGACAGAATAACAGTCGGCTTTCCAAAGAAAACCCAAAATGCCAACAAGGAAAACCAACCAACAGATGAAGACGAGGTCGCAGGTTACTATGATTGTCGTTACATATCTGCATGTGAAGCAGCCTGGAGAttatttggttttgaaataCACTATCAGACACCGCCTGTTCAGAGATTATCCTTCCACATTAAAGACCGTAAACCAATACTCTTTGATCAGCATGACACGGTTGCTGATGTGGTTACAAAGCATACGGTGAAAGAGTCGCAATTTCTAAAATGGATGGAACGAAACAAGACGGACAAAGACGCGAGATCTATGACATATCCGGAATTCCCCACCAAATATACTTGGAACATAAAAGACAGAGAATGGACAAAAAGGACAAACCCATCAAAATCAGCAATTGGGAGGATCAACTATGTATCTCCAAAACATGGGGAAACATACTATCTCAGAATTTTTCTCAACAAAATTAAGGGACCTACATGTTATGATGACCTGAAAACTGTACATGGAAAAAAGTACAAAACGTACAAAGAAACTTGCTATGCACTGGGTCTTTTGGATGGTGATGAGGAGTACATACAATCAATTAAAGAAACCGGTTCTTGGGCTACAGGTTCTTTTTGTCGATCCTTATTTGTCATGCTCATTACATCAGACAGTTTGTTTAGGCCTGAATATGTTTGGGAACAAACATACAACAACCTAACTGATGATATACTTCACACACGTAGAAAAGAGCTTAACGAGCCAG ATTTGGAATTGGACCCAGAAGCTATTAAACACATAGCATTGGCAAAAATCGAGAAGATGCTACTCGCAAGTGGGATGAGCTTAAAAGACATACCCAACATGCCCTGCCCAGATTTCAGATACATCGAGGTGGCATGCAACATGCTCATTCAAGATGAACTCGGTTATGACAAGGAGAAACTGGAAATGGAACATCAAGGATTACATGCAAGCCTCACAGCGGAACAATTAAAGGTATACGACACCGTCATGGATGTGGTTGCCCAAGACGACGGGGGCGTTTTCTTCCTATATGGATACGGAGGCACGGGAAAAACATTTGTTTGGAAGACATTATCATCGGTTATCCGACGCAAAGGAAGCATAGTCTTAAATGTCGCGTCAAGTGGGATAGCTGCATTGCTGCTAACAGGAGGAAGAACGACCCATTCGAGATTTGCAATCCCACTTAACCCAACCGAAGACTCCTTCTGCAATATCAGCGCAGACAGCCCTCTGGCAGACTTAATACGAGAGGCTAGATTGATCATTTGGGACGAGGCACCCATGATGCATAAGCATTGTTTCGAGGCCTTAGATCGAACAATGAGAGATATAATCCAGGGACCAAATTCACACAAACCTTTCGGGGGTAAAGTCATAGTTTTCGGGGGAGACTTCCGACAGATCCTTCCGGTCATTCCAGGGGGAAATAGAGAGGAAATTGTCAATGCTTCGCTTAACCATTCATCTTTATGGGATCATTGCAAG TGGATATTGACAGTCGGTGAAGGGACGGCAGGAGGCAACAATGACGGGTCTACAGAAATTGAGCTCCCGGAAGAGGTGCTGATTAAATCCGAAAAAAATCATGTCAAATCTATTGTGTCAGCAATTTTTCCTTCGATTGCAGAACACCATAATGACAAGGGATATTTTGAAGACAAGGCAATTTTGGTACCGACAAATGAAGAGGTCGATACGATCAACGAATACGTACTATCGAAGATAAATGGCGACGAGCGTATTTACTTCAGCTCAAACAGTGTTTGTCAGTCAGAGTTCATTGACGAGTTCCAACAATCTTTGTACGCACCGGAAATACTGAATGGGTTCAAAATATCAGGGATACCCAATCACAAATTGGTACTAAAGGAAGGTGTGCCTGTGATGTTACTTCGCAATATAGACCAGTCTAACGGGTTATGCAATGGGACGAGATTGAGGGtaacaagattaggaaagaatgTGATTGAAGCGGAAGTGATATCCGGCAACAACATTGGATACAAAACTTACATCCCCAGAATGAAGCTAATACCGTCAGATAAAAGAATACCGTTCAGGTTTAATAGAAGACAATTCCCGTTGGTCGTTTCTTTCGCAATGACAATCAACAAAATTCAAGGCCAATCTTTATCGACCGTTGGTCTGTATCTACAACGTCCAGTTTTCACACACGGACAGTTGTATGTTGCAATCTCTCGGGTTAAGTCGAAAAAGGGACTCAAGGTGCTGATATGCGACAAAGATGGGAAGACAACAAACACTACAACGAATGTCGTCTACAAAGAAGTGTTGCAAAAGATGAAGGAAGatatgtga
- the LOC122593439 gene encoding transcription factor bHLH35-like produces MENIEEVNNNYWDLIHQTEDVSWGGLDEALSGYYDSSSPDGTQSSSAASKNILAERNRRKNLNDRLFALRAVVPNISKMDKASIIKDAIDYIHMLHEQERTIQAEIMELESRKLEPEYHDYFSQHMSNERSKKKKLEQAYDPSGSRSYPIEVIELSVSYVEEKIVLVSLKCNKRRDTIAKLCEVFESLKVKIMTATICAFPERLLNTLFIRADKEEIDILKIQIETAISALNDPHSPMSM; encoded by the exons atggaaaacattgaagaagtGAACAATAACTATTGGGACCTCATCCATCAAACTGAAGATGTAAG ttggGGTGGACTGGATGAAGCTTTATCCGGCTACTACGACTCGAGCTCGCCCGATGGAACTCAGTCGTCGTCGGCTGCCTCCAAAAACATCCTGGCCGAAAGGAATAGGAGGAAGAACCTCAATGATAGACTCTTTGCTCTTAGAGCAGTGGTCCCTAATATTAGTAAG atggataagGCATCAATAATCAAAGATGCGATCGATTACATTCACATGTTGCACGAGCAAGAGCGAACAATTCAAGCAGAAATAATGGAACTCGAGTCTCGAAAGTTAGAGCCCGAGTATCATGACTACTTCAGTCAACACATGTCGAATGAAAGATCTAAGAAGAAAAAACTTGAACAAGCATATGATCCAAGTGGATCGAGGTCGTATCCCATTGAAGTCATAGAA CTAAGTGTGTCATATGTGGAAGAGAAAATAGTGTTGGTGAGCTTAAAATGCAACAAAAGAAGAGACACAATTGCAAAGCTATGTGAGGTGTTTGAATCTTTGAAGGTCAAGATTATGACTGCCACCATATGTGCTTTTCCTGAAAGGCTCCTCAACACTCTCTTTATTCGG GCTGATAAAGAAGAGATCGATATATTGAAGATACAAATTGAGACAGCCATATCAGCCTTAAATGACCCTCACAGTCCAATGAGCATGTAG
- the LOC122593739 gene encoding pentatricopeptide repeat-containing protein At1g09820: MICLHRFRFHTRIPCSIITTTSSSSYYYYFYSSNSQTTILSPVPLQKDTQTYLDLIKNQHWNALKSLHSTTIPPNLFLQHLFESNAPADVVLSYFKWSQRESKVSHSLEHYLRLFYLLANANKYSKIRSLLDDRCCFVRNAVIDSKHSCNSILRMLGVVCEGNVCVNSIIVEILMLGFLKNGKPEMGFEVFDRAGDYGLKLSVLGCNRLIDCLVKEEMFGRVEFVYREMGKRRVGVNRATFNMVINGLCKAGRLRKATDVFEDMRVRGVSPSVVTYNTLIDGYCKKGRDGKMYKVDALMKEMVEKKVFPNEVTYNCVIDGYCKDGNLVAGMKLFKEMQDKGLKPNVVTYNSLINGFCGLRKVDEGLALWAQMVELGVEPSLVTFNALMNGFSKKQLVKECKEVFDDIAKQGLVPNVYTFNTLINAYFQNGNLEKAAKVYKSMLEDDISPKVSTFNSLIAGYSRVGDMEAANKVVEVMKDRDLKADVVTYNIRIGALCKNGESREALKLLNEMSRVGLIPTQLTYNTLMDGYRREGNLKAALNVMTRMERDGRRPNVVTYNVLIKAFCAKGKLEIANEFLNKMLEKGLVPNRITYDIVREEMMERGFLPDIDGHLYNNPVTS, encoded by the coding sequence ATGATCTGTCTTCATCGTTTTCGATTTCACACACGAATCCCATGTTCCATAATCACAaccacatcatcatcatcttattattattatttttattcctCAAATTCCCAAACAACAATATTATCCCCTGTTCCATTACAAAAAGACACACAAACTTATCTTGATCTTATAAAAAATCAACATTGGAATGCCCTCAAATCCCTTCATTCAACAACAATTCCCCCTAACCTATTTCTCCAACATCTTTTCGAATCGAATGCTCCGGCCGACGTGGTTTTATCGTACTTCAAATGGTCCCAAAGGGAGTCTAAGGTATCTCATTCACTTGAACATTATCTtagattgttttatttgttggCAAATGCTAATAAGTATAGTAAAATCAGATCATTGTTAGATGATAGATGTTGTTTTGTTAGAAATGCTGTTATTGATTCGAAACATTCTTGTAACTCGATATTGCGGATGTTGGGTGTGGTTTGTGAGGGAAATGTGTGTGTGAATTCGATAATTGTGGAAATTTTAATGTTGGGGTTTTTGAAAAATGGAAAACCCGAGATGGGGTTCGAGGTTTTTGATAGGGCGGGTGATTACGGGTTGAAGTTGTCTGTGTTGGGGTGTAATcgtttgattgattgtttagTGAAAGAAGAGATGTTTGGGCGTGTTGAATTTGTGTATAGAGAGATGGGGAAGAGACGGGTTGGGGTTAATCGGGCCACGTTTAATATGGTGATTAATGGGTTGTGTAAAGCTGGGAGGTTGCGTAAAGCAACGGATGTTTTTGAGGATATGCGGGTTAGGGGTGTTTCGCCGTCGGTGGTGACGTATAATACGCTTATTGATGGGTATTGTAAGAAGGGCAGGGATGGGAAAATGTATAAAGTAGACGCTCTTATGAAGGAAATGGTGGAAAAGAAGGTGTTTCCAAATGAGGTAACGTATAATTGTGTTATAGATGGGTATTGTAAGGATGGAAACCTTGTTGCCGGTATGAAGTTGTTTAAGGAAATGCAAGATAAGGGGTTGAAACCTAATGTTGTCACGTATAATTCTTTGATTAACGGGTTTTGTGGTTTGAGGAAGGTTGATGAAGGTCTTGCGCTGTGGGCTCAAATGGTTGAGTTGGGCGTGGAGCCGAGTCTTGTTACTTTTAATGCTTTGATGAACGGGTTTTCAAAGAAGCAACTCGTGAAGGAATGTAAAgaggtgtttgatgatattGCTAAGCAAGGGTTAGTTCCTAATGTGTATACATTTAATACATTGATTAATGCTTATTTTCAAAATGGAAATTTGGAAAAAGCGGCTAAAGTGTATAAGTCAATGTTAGAGGATGATATAAGTCCCAaagtttcaacttttaattcaTTGATTGCTGGATATAGTCGAGTTGGAGATATGGAGGCTGCGAATAAGGTTGTGGAGGTTATGAAGGATAGAGATTTGAAAGCAGATGTTGTAACATATAATATACGGATTGGTGCACTTTGCAAAAATGGGGAGTCAAGAGAGGCGCTAAAGCTTCTTAACGAGATGTCGCGGGTTGGTTTGATTCCGACTCAGTTAACATATAATACTTTGATGGATGGTTATCGTAGGGAAGGAAACCTCAAGGCCGCTTTGAATGTGATGACAAGAATGGAAAGGGATGGGAGGCGGCCCAATGTCGTGACGTATAATGTGTTGATTAAGGCCTTTTGTGCGAAAGGTAAGCTGGAAATAGCTAATGAATTTCTTAACAAGATGTTGGAGAAAGGTTTGGTACCTAATCGTATAACCTATGATATTGTTAGAGAGGAAATGATGGAGCGAGGATTTCTTCCTGATATAGACGGGCATCTCTATAACAATCCTGTTACTTCTTGA
- the LOC122591407 gene encoding uncharacterized protein LOC122591407, whose product MTNEKKVTFLQDINENSIDYAIKVNILHLWKCFFHKNSTNASSLDMILVDKQGTKIYSSIPYNLIKDFEHLLEEGGFRLISNFEVKPNKSSFVLAKHPCKLNFLKETSVSDATAFESVGELFEFCSFELINKGNVDANASFDIIGQVIENKPLRVMGTGNLTRHILECQLRDDKGTIVSCALWDNYAKQFLEYVSTNKNSDDPVIILLQLARFNIWKKKPQVSNCMYGAKLYINENMRPILEFKESLKGKRFGMDSSKQYPKLLSKVILIKPQDSYLKFPLKGIVELLRITEPTTCVVVGKITSIITDQGWNYLACCKCNKKGDTHHIYPNEFNSILDKRYVLKVEISKFNVKNKYKIFTVFNLSNDADVINSVLDQPGTKENAINLDDESDQDEVGNLKDPKIEESPNALTKKRENDDQENEDAKYKIPKIEKD is encoded by the exons ATGACTAACGAAAAGAAAGTAACttttttgcaagacatcaatGAGAATTCGATTGATTACGCCATCAAGGTTAACATATTGCATCTTTGGAAGTgtttttttcacaaaaattCCACTAATGCATCCAGCCTTGATATGATTTTGGTAGATAAACAG GGCACAAAGATATATAGCTCAATACCTTACAATTTGATTAAAGATTTCGAACATCTACTTGAAGAAGGAGGGTTCCGATTAATCTCAAACTTTGAAGTGAAACCCAATAAATCATCGTTTGTGTTAGCTAAACACCCATGTAAGCTAAACTTTCTGAAAGAGACATCTGTTTCTGATGCAACTGCGTTTGAAAGCGTTGGAGAGCtttttgaattttgttcgtTTGAACTGATTAACAAAGGCAATGTTGATGCGAATGCATCTTTTG ATATCATAGGTCAAGTTATTGAGAATAAACCTCTTCGTGTCATGGGAACCGGCAACCTTACAAGACATATTCTTGAATGTCAACTTCGGGATGACAA AGGGACTATTGTATCATGTGCCTTGTGGGATAACTATGCAAAACAATTCCTCGAGTATGTCTCAACTAACAAAAACAGTGACGACCCTGTGATAATTCTCTTACAACTCGCAAGGTTTAACATCTGGAAGA AGAAACCACAAGTCTCCAATTGCATGTATGGAGCAAAgctttatatcaatgaaaacatGAGGCCTATACTTGAATTCAAGGAGAG TTTAAAAGGAAAACGTTTTGGAATGGATTCCTCTAAACAATATCCAAAACTTTTAAGCAAAGTGATACTAATCAAGCCTCAAGATTCTTATTTGAAGTTTCCTTTGAAGGGCATTGTTGAGTTGCTTCGTATAACAGAG CCTACTACATGTGTTGTTGTTGGGAAGATAACAAGCATCATAACTGACCAAGGTTGGAACTACTTAGCATGTTGTAAATGCAATAAGAAG GGCGATACCCATCATATATACCCAAATGAATTTAACTCTATTCTCGACAAAAGGTATGTGTTGAAAGTTGAGATCAGCAAATTCAACGTGAAAAACAAGTACAAAATATTCACGGTCTTTAATCTTTCAAATGATGCGGATGTCATAAACTCTGTTTTGGACCAGCCTGGAACCAAAGAG AATGCAATAAACTTGGATGATGAGAGCGACCAGGATGAAGTTGGAAATTTGAAAGACCCAAAAATCGAGGAAAGTCCCAATGCTCTGACCAAAAAGAGGGAAAACGACGACCAAGAGAATGAAGATGCCAAGTATAAGATCCCAAAAATTGAGAAAGACTGA